In Rhizobium oryzihabitans, one DNA window encodes the following:
- a CDS encoding ribonuclease activity regulator RraA yields the protein MNNETRDKLKTISVATLATALYKRGLRNQVIQGVHPLGYKGTNMVGPAFTLRYMPAREDRNQLVEFRNPAHPQRVAIETCPPGHVMVIDSRKDASAASAGDILVTRLMVRGGAGIVTDGGFRDAATIAELDIPAYHTRPSSPTNLTKHEAIEINGPIGCGDAPVFPGDIIVGDADCVIVIPAGIADEIATEAVEMTTYEDFVVEQVKAGQSIIGLYPCTKEEHQMAFAEWRKKNNR from the coding sequence ATGAACAACGAGACCCGTGACAAGCTGAAAACCATTTCCGTCGCCACGCTGGCGACAGCGCTTTATAAGCGCGGCCTGCGAAACCAGGTCATTCAGGGCGTGCATCCGCTCGGCTACAAGGGCACGAATATGGTCGGCCCGGCTTTCACCCTGCGTTACATGCCCGCCCGTGAGGACCGCAACCAGCTCGTCGAATTTCGCAATCCCGCCCATCCGCAACGCGTCGCCATTGAAACCTGCCCGCCGGGCCATGTGATGGTGATCGACAGCCGCAAGGATGCGAGCGCCGCCTCGGCCGGTGATATTCTGGTCACGCGCCTGATGGTTCGTGGCGGTGCGGGCATCGTGACCGATGGCGGTTTTCGTGACGCTGCAACGATTGCCGAGCTGGATATTCCGGCCTACCACACACGCCCTTCCAGCCCGACCAATCTGACCAAACACGAGGCGATCGAGATCAACGGCCCGATCGGCTGCGGTGACGCGCCGGTCTTTCCCGGCGACATCATCGTTGGCGACGCCGATTGCGTCATCGTCATTCCCGCCGGCATTGCCGACGAGATTGCCACCGAGGCGGTGGAAATGACGACTTATGAGGATTTCGTCGTGGAGCAGGTCAAGGCCGGCCAGTCGATCATCGGGCTTTACCCCTGCACCAAGGAGGAGCACCAGATGGCTTTTGCCGAATGGCGCAAGAAGAACAACCGCTGA
- the araD gene encoding L-arabinonate dehydratase yields MTDRKLRSDRWFAPDDLRSFGHRSRMMQLGYAEEDFVGKPVIGILNTWSELNTCHAHFPERVKDVKRGVLQAGGFPVEMPSLSVDESFTKPTSMLYRNMLAMETEEMIRSHPLDGVVLMGGCDKTTPGLVMGAISAGVPMIYLPAGPMLRGNYAGKVLGSGSDAWKYWDERRAGNVSDEEWRGLQGGIARSAGVCMTMGTASTMTAIADALGLTLPGASSIPAVDAEHQRMSAACGRRIVEMVGEDLTPDGILTAAAFRNAAIVAMATGCSTNAVVHLIAMARRAGVPLTLDDLDELGRVTPLIANVRPSGKDYLMEDFYYAGGLRALMKQLESRLDCSALTVTGRSMGENLEGAKVYNDDVIRSLDNPVYAEGSLAVLRGNLCPDGAVIKPAACDPKFHIHEGPALVFDSYPEMKAAIDDENLDVTPDHVLVLRNAGPLGGPGFPEWGMLPIPKALIKQGHRDMLRISDARMSGTSYGACVLHVAPESFIGGPLALLRSGDIVRLDLPQRRLDMLVSDEEIASRRAAWQAPPPRYERGYGYIFSKHVSQADQGCDFDFLQTDFGRSAGEPDIF; encoded by the coding sequence ATGACCGACAGGAAATTGAGGTCCGACCGCTGGTTCGCTCCTGACGACCTGCGCAGTTTCGGTCACCGCTCGCGCATGATGCAGCTCGGTTATGCGGAAGAGGATTTTGTCGGCAAGCCGGTTATCGGCATCCTCAACACCTGGTCGGAGCTGAATACCTGTCACGCGCATTTTCCCGAACGCGTGAAGGATGTGAAGCGCGGTGTCTTGCAGGCGGGCGGCTTCCCGGTCGAGATGCCGTCGCTTTCGGTCGATGAGAGTTTCACCAAGCCGACATCGATGCTCTACCGCAACATGCTGGCGATGGAGACGGAGGAAATGATCCGCTCTCATCCGCTGGATGGCGTGGTGCTGATGGGCGGTTGTGACAAGACGACGCCGGGCCTCGTCATGGGTGCAATCTCCGCCGGCGTGCCTATGATCTATCTGCCGGCCGGGCCGATGCTGCGCGGCAATTATGCCGGCAAGGTGCTGGGGTCTGGCTCCGACGCCTGGAAATATTGGGACGAGCGCCGGGCAGGCAATGTCAGCGATGAGGAGTGGCGTGGGCTTCAGGGCGGTATCGCCCGTTCCGCCGGCGTCTGCATGACCATGGGCACCGCATCGACCATGACGGCTATTGCCGATGCCCTGGGGCTGACCCTGCCGGGCGCGTCCTCCATTCCGGCGGTGGATGCCGAACACCAGCGCATGTCTGCCGCCTGCGGGCGCCGCATCGTGGAAATGGTGGGTGAGGATCTGACCCCGGACGGCATTCTGACGGCGGCCGCGTTCCGCAATGCCGCCATCGTCGCGATGGCGACCGGCTGTTCGACCAATGCCGTCGTGCACTTGATCGCCATGGCGCGCCGCGCCGGTGTGCCGCTGACGCTTGACGATCTGGATGAGCTTGGCCGCGTCACGCCGCTCATCGCCAATGTCCGCCCCTCCGGCAAGGATTATCTGATGGAGGACTTTTATTATGCGGGCGGTTTGCGCGCTCTGATGAAGCAGCTTGAAAGCCGGCTCGATTGTTCCGCCCTGACGGTAACGGGCCGCAGCATGGGCGAAAATCTCGAGGGCGCAAAGGTTTATAATGACGATGTGATCCGTTCACTCGACAATCCGGTTTATGCGGAAGGTTCACTCGCCGTTTTGCGCGGCAATCTCTGTCCGGATGGTGCGGTCATCAAACCCGCCGCCTGCGATCCGAAATTTCACATCCATGAAGGCCCGGCACTGGTTTTTGACAGCTATCCCGAGATGAAGGCGGCGATCGACGATGAAAATCTCGATGTGACGCCGGATCATGTGCTGGTGCTGCGCAATGCCGGTCCGCTTGGCGGCCCCGGTTTTCCCGAATGGGGCATGCTGCCGATCCCCAAGGCGCTGATCAAACAAGGCCATCGCGACATGCTGCGCATCTCCGATGCCCGCATGTCCGGCACTTCTTATGGCGCCTGCGTGCTGCATGTTGCGCCGGAGAGTTTCATCGGCGGGCCGCTCGCCTTGCTGAGGTCAGGCGATATCGTGCGGCTCGATCTGCCGCAGCGCCGCCTCGACATGTTGGTCAGCGATGAGGAAATCGCCAGCCGCCGGGCCGCCTGGCAGGCACCGCCGCCGCGTTATGAGCGCGGCTACGGCTATATCTTTTCCAAACATGTGAGCCAGGCCGATCAGGGGTGTGATTTCGACTTCCTGCAGACCGATTTCGGCCGCTCGGCCGGTGAGCCGGATATTTTTTAG
- a CDS encoding Gfo/Idh/MocA family protein, giving the protein MIGVAIIGAGIGALHLKGYRALSGRYAVKAICDLDLERARKLAEDDPSIKVTASLDEVLADESISLIDICLPPHLHFPVALQAHAAGKDVICEKPLVRSLEEANALLLSVKNTGRQVFPVFQYRFGHAMRQLRALIDAGLAGKAFVASSEVHWNRGADYYSIPWRGTWKGECGGATLGHAIHAHDLICHVLGPVEEVFAFADTRVNTIETEDCAAISLRMKSGALVTSSVTLGAGNDTSRLRFCFEGLTAESGTKPYAPAEDTWRFTARAPTTQEEIDAVLAKVGTGLDGFAGFLEAIADAVEGRGGNEVTVADGLRSIELVTAIYKSVRQGQPVRLPLTSDDDLYKGWAPQAPVLREA; this is encoded by the coding sequence ATGATCGGCGTTGCAATCATCGGCGCCGGCATCGGCGCATTGCATCTGAAGGGGTATCGCGCACTTTCCGGGCGTTACGCGGTCAAGGCAATCTGCGATCTCGATCTGGAGCGGGCGCGCAAGCTTGCCGAGGATGATCCCTCGATAAAGGTGACCGCCAGCCTGGATGAGGTACTGGCGGATGAGAGCATTTCGCTGATCGACATATGTCTGCCGCCGCATCTGCATTTTCCGGTCGCCCTTCAGGCCCATGCCGCCGGCAAGGATGTGATCTGCGAAAAGCCGCTGGTGCGTTCGCTGGAAGAGGCGAATGCGCTGCTTCTTTCGGTGAAGAACACCGGTCGTCAGGTCTTCCCGGTTTTCCAGTATCGTTTCGGCCATGCCATGCGGCAATTGCGTGCGCTCATCGATGCCGGTCTTGCGGGGAAAGCCTTTGTCGCCAGTTCCGAAGTGCACTGGAACCGGGGCGCAGACTACTACTCCATTCCTTGGCGCGGCACATGGAAAGGCGAATGCGGCGGCGCGACCCTCGGCCATGCCATTCATGCCCATGATCTCATCTGCCATGTGCTGGGTCCCGTCGAGGAAGTATTCGCGTTTGCCGATACAAGGGTGAACACCATCGAGACCGAAGATTGCGCGGCTATCAGCCTGCGCATGAAGAGTGGGGCATTGGTCACAAGCTCCGTCACGCTCGGCGCGGGTAATGATACGTCGCGACTGCGTTTCTGTTTCGAGGGGCTGACCGCCGAAAGCGGTACCAAGCCCTATGCGCCGGCCGAAGACACCTGGCGGTTCACGGCACGCGCGCCGACGACGCAGGAGGAGATCGACGCGGTTCTGGCGAAGGTCGGCACCGGGCTGGATGGCTTTGCCGGTTTCCTCGAAGCTATCGCGGATGCGGTGGAGGGGCGCGGCGGCAATGAAGTGACCGTGGCTGACGGGTTGCGATCCATCGAACTCGTCACCGCCATCTACAAATCCGTGCGTCAGGGACAGCCTGTGCGGTTGCCGCTGACTTCCGATGACGATCTCTATAAGGGCTGGGCGCCGCAAGCGCCGGTTTTGCGGGAAGCCTGA
- a CDS encoding Gfo/Idh/MocA family protein, with the protein MTKPIKFAALGIEHRHIFGMSQNMLNAGAEFAGWWTEGEPEVVEGFLKRFPDVPRMTSVEDVLADPTIDLVLIADVPKNRADLAIRAMDAGKDVMSDKPGCTTLAQLERLREAVARTKRIWSVNFSERFEVPSVTKATELVAAGAIGRVVQTIGMGPHRLNRALRADWFFDREAYGGILTDIASHQIDQFMFFTGSTQVEVVSATVANYANPGDPGLQDFGEVLLRGDRGHGYIRVDWYTPDALPTWGDGRLTILGTEGYIELRKYVDLGNKPGTDRLILVNGDRCEYIDASDAGLPYFDRLSADIRNRTETAMPQAHVFKVCELALQAQAKAEGRTA; encoded by the coding sequence ATGACTAAACCAATCAAATTTGCGGCTCTCGGTATCGAGCACCGGCATATTTTTGGCATGTCACAGAACATGCTGAATGCCGGGGCGGAATTTGCCGGCTGGTGGACGGAGGGCGAACCAGAAGTCGTGGAAGGTTTCCTGAAACGGTTCCCCGATGTTCCCCGCATGACGAGCGTTGAAGACGTGCTTGCCGACCCGACCATCGACCTCGTCCTGATCGCCGATGTTCCGAAGAACCGTGCCGATCTCGCTATCCGTGCCATGGATGCGGGCAAGGATGTGATGTCGGACAAGCCGGGATGCACGACACTCGCGCAACTGGAACGTCTGCGCGAGGCCGTTGCCCGGACCAAACGCATCTGGTCGGTCAATTTTTCGGAACGTTTCGAGGTGCCAAGTGTGACAAAGGCGACGGAACTGGTGGCTGCCGGCGCCATTGGCCGGGTCGTGCAGACCATCGGAATGGGGCCGCACCGGCTCAACCGCGCGCTGCGCGCTGACTGGTTTTTCGACCGCGAAGCCTATGGTGGCATCCTGACCGATATTGCCAGCCACCAGATCGACCAGTTCATGTTCTTTACCGGCTCGACGCAGGTGGAAGTGGTTTCGGCGACGGTGGCGAATTACGCCAATCCCGGCGATCCGGGTTTGCAGGATTTCGGCGAGGTGTTGCTGCGCGGTGACCGGGGCCACGGTTACATCCGCGTCGACTGGTATACGCCCGATGCGCTGCCGACCTGGGGCGATGGCCGCCTGACCATTCTCGGAACGGAGGGCTATATCGAGCTCCGGAAATATGTCGATCTCGGCAACAAGCCGGGCACTGACCGGCTCATTCTCGTCAATGGCGACCGCTGCGAATATATCGATGCTTCCGATGCCGGTCTGCCCTATTTCGACCGCCTGTCGGCCGATATCCGCAACCGCACTGAAACCGCCATGCCGCAAGCGCATGTGTTCAAGGTTTGCGAACTCGCGCTTCAGGCGCAGGCAAAGGCCGAAGGGAGAACGGCATGA
- a CDS encoding Gfo/Idh/MocA family protein: MRTGKTFVIVGAGMVARTHVLAAAACADKMTLKGLVDGGSGRAARLAEEASKLVGNDVAVYRSIEEVADDPEVDFAIVATPPNARASVVHPLASAGKHILLEKPVARTTAEAEEVVAFCRSAGVTLGIVFQHRMRAASLKANELVAGGTLSALGVCEISVPWWRTQAYYDEPGRGTRERDGGGVLISQAIHTIDLALSLAGPVARVQAMAATTRFHRMETEDFVSAGLRFENGAVGSLVASTASFPGGAETITLHFEKASLRLASGVLHVDWRDGRSEAFGGAASGTGGGADPMAFTHEWHQAVLEDFVDALVSEREPVVTGKAALHSHRLIDAIVKSAEGGKEVELRND, encoded by the coding sequence ATGCGGACAGGCAAAACTTTTGTCATTGTTGGTGCGGGAATGGTGGCCAGAACCCATGTGCTGGCAGCGGCCGCCTGTGCCGATAAAATGACGCTCAAGGGACTTGTCGATGGCGGCTCCGGGCGGGCGGCGCGCCTTGCAGAAGAGGCATCCAAACTTGTCGGGAATGATGTCGCCGTCTATCGATCCATTGAGGAGGTCGCCGACGATCCCGAGGTGGATTTTGCCATTGTTGCGACACCGCCGAACGCCCGCGCAAGCGTGGTCCATCCGCTAGCAAGTGCCGGCAAACATATCCTTCTCGAAAAGCCGGTTGCCCGCACCACAGCGGAGGCTGAGGAAGTTGTCGCTTTCTGCCGCAGCGCCGGCGTCACGCTCGGCATTGTTTTCCAGCACCGCATGCGGGCTGCATCCCTGAAAGCGAATGAGCTTGTTGCCGGCGGCACACTCAGTGCACTCGGTGTCTGCGAGATTTCCGTGCCCTGGTGGCGCACCCAAGCCTATTATGACGAGCCGGGGCGCGGAACGCGGGAGCGGGATGGCGGCGGCGTTCTGATATCGCAGGCAATCCATACGATCGATCTGGCGCTCAGCCTTGCCGGTCCGGTCGCACGGGTGCAGGCCATGGCGGCAACGACGCGGTTTCACAGGATGGAGACGGAGGATTTCGTCTCTGCCGGGCTGCGTTTCGAAAACGGTGCCGTAGGTTCACTGGTGGCAAGTACCGCCAGTTTTCCCGGCGGGGCGGAAACAATTACCCTGCATTTTGAAAAGGCAAGTCTGAGACTCGCTTCCGGCGTGCTGCATGTGGACTGGAGGGACGGGCGCAGCGAGGCTTTTGGCGGTGCCGCGTCCGGCACCGGTGGTGGCGCCGATCCCATGGCTTTCACCCATGAATGGCATCAGGCTGTCCTTGAGGATTTCGTCGATGCCCTCGTTTCGGAGCGTGAGCCGGTGGTGACCGGTAAGGCCGCGCTCCATTCTCACCGACTGATCGATGCAATCGTCAAATCCGCCGAAGGCGGCAAGGAAGTGGAACTGCGCAATGACTAA
- a CDS encoding GntR family transcriptional regulator, with translation MRKGLTTERPTPEMEPLDLNRPAVDQIYAALKGAILARQLAPGQAVSENDIGQLFNSSRTPVREALSRLRDDGLIVTLPSRGTYVSKLSEQQIRSAQFIREALEVAAIRRLCQMDLSARAMRDIEQALAAQRQAIVDGDRKAFRLHDDQFHSALAAATGLDRLEILLMREKAALDRLRVLAITDEAHMARLLSEHEAVYDAVKARDEERAVEWLRQHLRRVLGILSQIYEAHREYFD, from the coding sequence ATGCGAAAAGGCCTGACGACAGAGCGCCCGACCCCGGAGATGGAGCCGCTGGATTTGAACCGTCCCGCGGTGGACCAGATCTATGCCGCGCTGAAGGGCGCCATCCTCGCAAGACAGCTTGCACCGGGTCAGGCCGTGTCGGAAAACGATATCGGCCAGCTTTTCAATTCCAGCCGCACGCCTGTTCGCGAGGCATTAAGCCGTCTTCGCGATGACGGGTTGATTGTCACCCTGCCGAGCCGGGGAACGTACGTCTCCAAACTATCGGAACAGCAGATCAGAAGCGCCCAGTTCATCCGCGAGGCGCTGGAAGTGGCCGCCATTCGCAGGCTTTGCCAGATGGACCTGTCCGCCCGCGCAATGCGCGACATCGAACAGGCTCTTGCCGCCCAGCGCCAGGCGATCGTGGACGGCGACAGAAAAGCGTTCCGCCTGCATGACGATCAGTTTCACAGCGCGCTGGCCGCCGCCACCGGTCTTGACCGTCTGGAAATACTGCTGATGCGGGAAAAGGCGGCACTGGACCGGTTGCGGGTGCTCGCCATAACCGATGAGGCCCATATGGCCCGTCTGCTTTCCGAACACGAGGCTGTCTACGACGCAGTCAAGGCTAGGGATGAAGAGCGCGCCGTGGAATGGCTGCGCCAGCATCTGCGACGTGTCCTTGGCATTTTGTCGCAAATATACGAGGCTCACCGCGAATATTTCGACTAG
- a CDS encoding SMP-30/gluconolactonase/LRE family protein, protein MAEMMRNLGQAELFCDVIGTLAESPVWDERRQALFWCDIVEKKLHSFAPSSRTYWTCTLADTVSCLGLCESGRLIVACGMQILLVDPESDTVQTLVTIPAPDALPCRLNDGRVGPDGAFWVGTMDGGPFSEIRPKGQLWRVTANDIRLMETGLTCPNGLAFSADGSVMWHSDSVQQWIRRRRFDKETGAFDDGRIIARPTEEDGRPDGGCVDGAGRYWSAGVSAGVLNVYDDDGKPFNKIRMPVPHPTMSCFGGEDFRTLFVTSHGNKMSEETRTRFPHSGGVWAIPADVQGFPAFRFADGA, encoded by the coding sequence ATGGCAGAGATGATGCGGAATTTGGGGCAGGCGGAACTTTTCTGCGACGTGATCGGCACGCTTGCGGAATCCCCCGTATGGGACGAACGGCGACAAGCCCTTTTCTGGTGCGATATCGTGGAGAAAAAGCTCCATTCCTTCGCCCCTTCCAGCCGGACATACTGGACATGCACCCTTGCGGACACCGTCTCCTGTCTTGGCCTTTGTGAAAGCGGCAGGCTGATCGTCGCATGTGGAATGCAGATCCTGCTGGTTGATCCTGAAAGCGACACGGTGCAAACGCTCGTTACCATACCCGCGCCCGATGCCCTGCCCTGCCGGCTGAATGATGGCCGTGTCGGCCCGGACGGCGCATTCTGGGTGGGCACCATGGATGGCGGCCCGTTCAGCGAGATAAGGCCGAAAGGTCAATTGTGGCGGGTCACCGCAAACGACATCCGCCTTATGGAAACGGGGCTGACCTGTCCCAACGGCCTCGCCTTTTCCGCCGACGGATCGGTGATGTGGCACAGCGATTCCGTTCAGCAATGGATCCGCAGGCGACGCTTCGACAAAGAGACCGGCGCTTTCGACGACGGCCGGATCATCGCCCGGCCGACCGAAGAAGATGGCCGTCCGGACGGCGGCTGCGTGGATGGCGCCGGCAGGTACTGGAGCGCCGGCGTTTCCGCTGGCGTGCTGAATGTTTACGATGATGACGGCAAGCCATTCAATAAAATCCGGATGCCGGTGCCGCATCCCACCATGTCCTGTTTTGGTGGCGAGGATTTCCGGACCCTGTTCGTCACCTCACACGGAAACAAGATGAGTGAGGAGACCCGCACGCGCTTTCCCCATTCCGGCGGCGTCTGGGCCATTCCGGCCGATGTTCAGGGTTTTCCGGCCTTCCGCTTTGCGGACGGGGCATGA
- a CDS encoding HlyD family type I secretion periplasmic adaptor subunit → MSKTDQRTEVSRSIRKHLLAGLAASVALLAGVGGWAATTNLAGAVVASGHLVVDSYSKKVQHPKGGVVGEILVSEGDRVKAGDVVMRFDATQTRANLAIVTKRLDELSARMARLEAERDDLAELTFPQALVARKDDPDVASAMRSETKLFEFRKSYREGRKAQLSERITQFEHEIEGLKAQEVAYDNGLAVLQAEIISQKSLREQGVVSVQRLNSLQTQAATFGGERGEKIAYQAQTAGRITETKLQILQIDQELRTEVGRELREIQAQMGEYVERKVAAEDELKRIDIIAPQSGMVHEMAVHTVGGVVTPADPIMLIVPDGDELALEVQIVPKDIDQLQLGQKAMLRMTAFNQRVTPELEGHVSRIAADITTDQRTGLSYYLARISVPVTEREKLNNAPLVPGMPAEAFIQTSERTALSYIAKPLTDQISRAFRED, encoded by the coding sequence ATGTCAAAAACTGACCAGCGCACCGAGGTGTCCCGCTCCATTCGCAAACATCTTCTTGCTGGCCTTGCCGCGAGTGTCGCGCTGCTGGCCGGTGTCGGCGGATGGGCCGCAACGACCAATCTTGCCGGCGCGGTCGTTGCGTCCGGGCATCTGGTCGTGGATTCCTACAGCAAGAAAGTGCAGCACCCCAAAGGTGGCGTCGTCGGCGAAATTCTGGTGAGCGAGGGTGACAGGGTCAAGGCCGGCGATGTCGTCATGCGTTTCGACGCGACCCAGACCCGCGCCAATCTCGCCATCGTCACCAAGCGACTGGATGAGCTCAGCGCACGCATGGCAAGGCTGGAAGCCGAGCGTGACGATCTGGCGGAACTCACTTTTCCGCAGGCTCTTGTCGCGCGCAAGGACGATCCGGATGTCGCTTCCGCCATGCGCAGCGAAACCAAGCTGTTCGAATTCCGCAAATCTTATCGCGAGGGGCGCAAAGCGCAGCTATCCGAGCGCATCACCCAGTTCGAGCACGAGATTGAAGGCCTGAAGGCGCAGGAGGTTGCCTATGACAATGGCCTTGCCGTTCTGCAGGCCGAGATCATCTCGCAGAAATCCCTCCGGGAACAGGGTGTCGTCTCCGTGCAGCGGCTGAACAGCCTGCAGACCCAGGCCGCGACATTTGGCGGCGAGCGTGGCGAAAAAATCGCCTATCAGGCGCAGACGGCAGGCCGGATCACCGAGACGAAACTGCAAATTCTCCAGATCGATCAGGAACTGCGCACCGAGGTCGGGCGCGAACTTCGCGAGATACAGGCCCAGATGGGCGAATATGTCGAGCGCAAGGTGGCTGCCGAGGACGAGCTGAAACGTATCGATATCATCGCGCCGCAATCTGGCATGGTGCATGAAATGGCGGTGCATACCGTGGGCGGCGTGGTGACACCCGCCGATCCGATCATGCTCATCGTGCCCGACGGAGATGAGCTGGCGCTGGAGGTGCAGATCGTACCGAAGGATATCGACCAGCTGCAGCTGGGGCAAAAAGCCATGCTGCGCATGACAGCCTTCAACCAGCGCGTCACGCCGGAACTGGAAGGCCATGTCAGTCGCATCGCGGCGGATATCACCACCGATCAGCGCACTGGTCTGTCCTATTATCTGGCGAGGATTTCCGTGCCGGTTACCGAGCGGGAAAAGCTTAACAATGCGCCGCTGGTGCCGGGCATGCCTGCCGAAGCCTTCATTCAGACCAGCGAAAGGACAGCATTGTCCTATATCGCCAAGCCGCTGACGGACCAGATCAGCCGCGCCTTCCGGGAGGACTGA
- a CDS encoding type I secretion system permease/ATPase: MGFQNHQQTPPQSLTAAVVSPLKSTFLGVALVSGVVNILALTSPLFMLQVYDRVLASGSLPTLVGLALLALGLYGFQCLLDIIRARVLIRIGEDFDMRYSGRVHDAVVRLPLVNRMPGDGLQPLRDLDNVRGFLSGTGPTAFFDLPWMPLYLGICFLFHFWIGVTALAGAILLISLTILTNIFSQKPIRDTMVENMARNRQLEASRRNAEVVQAMGLAGRLGKRWQIANEAYLAANRKAGDVAGGLGNIAKSLRVVLQSAILAVGAWLVIQQEASGGVMIASSIMMGRALAPVDLAISNWKSFVAARQSWARLKELFAQMPATAAAMALPKPEKELRVENVTIVPPGERKPTVAGLGFVVTAGNALGVIGPSGSGKSTLSRILTGAWMPAAGKVRLDGASFDQWDREALGRHIGYLPQGVELFDGTIGENISRFEDNPDPEAIITAAKAAGAHELILRFEKGYDSDIGEAGSALSAGQRQRIGLARALYGDPFIVVLDEPNANLDAEGEAAVVRAIASVKARNGIAVVVAHRPSAIGAVDFILMMEEGRMKAFGPRDEVLSKVLRAPNGQGVKGFTASAQTISPLRVVANTKPQAVALEDAADVRQEGDTDVKN; encoded by the coding sequence GTGGGCTTTCAAAACCACCAGCAGACACCGCCGCAGTCCCTCACTGCGGCGGTTGTTTCGCCCCTTAAAAGCACATTTCTCGGCGTTGCGCTCGTCAGTGGCGTGGTCAATATACTCGCGCTCACGTCGCCCCTGTTCATGCTGCAGGTCTATGACCGGGTGCTGGCGAGCGGCAGCCTGCCGACGCTGGTCGGGCTCGCCCTTCTTGCGCTCGGTCTCTATGGCTTCCAGTGCCTGCTCGATATCATCCGCGCCCGCGTTCTGATCCGCATCGGCGAAGATTTCGACATGCGCTACTCCGGCCGGGTGCATGATGCGGTGGTGCGGCTTCCGCTCGTCAACCGCATGCCGGGTGACGGTCTGCAGCCGCTGCGCGATCTCGACAATGTGCGCGGTTTTCTGTCCGGCACGGGGCCGACCGCCTTTTTCGATCTGCCGTGGATGCCGCTCTATCTCGGCATATGTTTTCTGTTTCATTTCTGGATCGGTGTGACGGCCCTTGCCGGCGCCATTCTGCTCATATCCCTGACTATTCTGACCAATATCTTTTCCCAGAAGCCGATTCGCGACACCATGGTCGAAAACATGGCGCGCAATCGGCAGCTGGAAGCCTCGCGCCGCAACGCCGAGGTCGTCCAGGCTATGGGGCTTGCAGGCCGGCTCGGCAAACGCTGGCAAATCGCCAACGAGGCCTATCTTGCCGCCAACCGCAAGGCAGGCGATGTGGCCGGTGGCCTCGGCAATATTGCGAAATCCCTGCGGGTCGTGCTGCAATCGGCCATTCTCGCGGTCGGCGCATGGCTGGTCATCCAGCAGGAGGCCTCAGGCGGCGTGATGATCGCAAGCTCGATCATGATGGGTCGGGCGCTCGCGCCCGTCGATCTGGCGATTTCCAACTGGAAATCCTTCGTGGCGGCCCGGCAGAGCTGGGCGCGGCTGAAAGAGCTTTTCGCGCAGATGCCGGCCACGGCCGCAGCAATGGCTCTGCCGAAGCCCGAGAAGGAACTGAGGGTCGAAAACGTTACCATCGTTCCGCCGGGGGAGAGAAAGCCGACCGTTGCGGGACTTGGTTTTGTCGTGACCGCCGGAAACGCGCTCGGCGTCATCGGCCCGTCCGGCTCGGGCAAATCCACCCTTTCGCGCATTCTCACCGGTGCCTGGATGCCGGCCGCCGGCAAGGTGCGGCTCGATGGCGCGAGCTTTGATCAATGGGATCGCGAAGCCCTCGGCCGCCACATCGGTTATCTGCCGCAGGGCGTGGAGCTTTTCGACGGCACGATCGGCGAAAACATTTCCCGTTTCGAGGACAACCCCGATCCCGAGGCCATCATCACGGCGGCGAAAGCCGCGGGTGCCCACGAACTGATCCTGCGCTTCGAGAAGGGTTACGACAGCGACATAGGTGAAGCCGGCTCCGCGCTTTCGGCAGGACAGCGCCAGCGCATCGGTCTTGCCCGTGCGCTTTATGGCGATCCTTTCATTGTGGTGCTGGACGAGCCGAACGCCAATCTCGATGCGGAAGGCGAAGCGGCCGTCGTCAGGGCGATTGCGTCGGTCAAGGCGCGCAACGGCATCGCCGTTGTCGTTGCGCATCGGCCGAGCGCGATCGGTGCCGTCGATTTCATTTTGATGATGGAGGAGGGGCGGATGAAAGCCTTCGGCCCGCGCGACGAGGTGCTGTCGAAAGTACTGCGCGCGCCAAACGGGCAGGGGGTCAAGGGTTTTACCGCCTCCGCCCAAACGATTTCGCCGCTGCGCGTCGTCGCCAACACCAAACCCCAGGCGGTGGCGCTGGAAGACGCTGCAGACGTGCGCCAGGAAGGGGATACGGATGTCAAAAACTGA